Proteins encoded together in one Bradyrhizobium sp. PSBB068 window:
- a CDS encoding DUF1998 domain-containing protein, with translation MSKTPVGEIRPSQLLWTYGPGALVDLPNLSVVTMGIDRWEKDRCQPIQEARLLANVRSVLGPQVESLRMPPIGERDVVDPFSPAALIGVPVKPFPRWLRCVKCGLLSPFDAGLFKLKENRYRPELTRFVHEGCRGSNNDQRARDADAVPARFLTACRAGHLDDFPWHWFVHAGPSECRGTLRFFESGASLQTENLWVKCDACGASKNMAQAFGQAGRDNLPGCRGRHPHIDRFDEDCVEEPRAILLGATNGWFPVTLSVLAIPQTGSPLAQLVGDGWTFFEDVSSAGEVGFVVKTLKKTAQLPGIEQFTSDQIWSAIEAHRTGGMDVGQSDLREPEWQVLTADDPPTDYPHFMSKKVGVPKGFEAAITRVLLLERLREVNALLGFTRVESPDEGSGDDAAPRAPLGRSAPDWVPATQVHGEGIFVRFDADALKAWADLDAVKDVDARLRTGHRGWRQKRNLDPRQGYPGARYVLLHTLAHMLIRELALECGYNAASIRERIYAEVDEAKNQAGFLIYTAAADSDGTLGGLVELGKPENLGRLLRQALDRAHVCASDPLCSEHDPSKDQSLHGAACHACSFVSETSCERGNRHLDRALVVPTLENQTAAFFRTS, from the coding sequence ATGAGCAAGACACCCGTAGGCGAAATCCGGCCGAGCCAGCTCCTGTGGACCTACGGCCCTGGCGCGCTGGTCGATCTGCCCAATTTATCGGTCGTCACGATGGGGATCGACCGTTGGGAAAAGGATAGATGCCAGCCCATCCAAGAGGCACGCCTGCTGGCGAACGTCCGCAGCGTTCTCGGGCCTCAAGTGGAATCGCTGCGTATGCCCCCGATCGGCGAGCGTGATGTCGTCGACCCGTTTTCTCCCGCAGCCCTGATCGGCGTTCCAGTGAAGCCGTTCCCGAGGTGGTTGCGTTGCGTGAAATGCGGGCTCCTTTCGCCGTTCGATGCCGGCTTATTCAAGCTGAAGGAAAACAGATACCGTCCGGAACTGACCCGTTTCGTCCATGAGGGCTGCCGGGGTTCGAACAACGATCAGCGAGCTCGTGACGCCGACGCCGTGCCGGCGCGCTTCCTGACGGCTTGTCGTGCCGGACATCTGGACGATTTCCCTTGGCACTGGTTCGTTCATGCTGGCCCCTCTGAATGTCGCGGCACCCTACGGTTCTTTGAAAGCGGTGCGTCGCTTCAAACCGAGAACCTCTGGGTCAAATGCGACGCCTGCGGCGCATCGAAGAACATGGCCCAGGCTTTCGGCCAGGCCGGCAGAGACAATTTGCCCGGGTGTCGCGGGAGGCATCCTCACATTGATCGTTTTGACGAAGATTGTGTCGAAGAACCTCGGGCGATTCTGCTCGGTGCGACAAACGGGTGGTTCCCGGTCACGTTGTCGGTACTCGCCATCCCCCAGACGGGTAGTCCCTTGGCGCAACTCGTCGGGGACGGCTGGACCTTCTTCGAGGACGTTTCGTCGGCCGGCGAAGTCGGTTTCGTCGTCAAAACGCTGAAGAAGACGGCGCAGCTCCCTGGCATCGAGCAATTCACCAGCGACCAGATTTGGTCCGCCATCGAAGCCCACAGGACGGGCGGCATGGATGTCGGCCAAAGCGACCTCAGAGAGCCGGAATGGCAGGTTCTGACGGCGGACGATCCGCCGACCGACTACCCGCATTTCATGAGCAAGAAGGTCGGGGTTCCGAAGGGCTTCGAAGCGGCTATCACACGCGTCTTGCTGTTGGAACGATTGCGCGAAGTGAATGCTCTGCTCGGCTTCACGCGCGTCGAGTCCCCCGATGAGGGATCGGGCGACGATGCCGCGCCGCGTGCTCCGCTGGGCCGTTCGGCGCCCGATTGGGTGCCGGCGACACAGGTTCATGGCGAGGGCATCTTCGTTCGCTTCGATGCCGACGCTCTGAAAGCATGGGCCGACCTGGATGCAGTCAAAGACGTCGATGCTCGCTTACGCACGGGGCATCGTGGGTGGCGCCAAAAGCGGAATCTCGATCCGAGACAAGGCTATCCGGGCGCGCGCTACGTATTGCTGCACACCCTGGCACACATGCTGATCAGAGAGCTGGCTCTCGAATGCGGATACAATGCCGCCAGTATTCGTGAACGGATCTACGCAGAAGTCGACGAGGCAAAAAATCAGGCCGGATTCCTCATCTACACGGCGGCGGCCGATTCCGATGGAACTCTCGGAGGATTGGTCGAACTAGGTAAACCTGAAAATCTCGGGCGGCTGCTGCGCCAGGCCCTGGATCGCGCCCACGTCTGCGCTTCCGATCCTCTGTGCTCCGAGCACGACCCCAGCAAGGATCAATCGCTGCACGGAGCGGCTTGTCATGCTTGTTCCTTCGTGTCGGAAACGTCTTGTGAACGAGGCAATCGGCATCTCGACCGCGCGTTGGTGGTCCCCACGCTCGAAAACCAAACCGCCGCATTTTTCCGGACCTCGTGA
- a CDS encoding IS110 family transposase, with the protein MKPVDDLSRSLVAFDQESAVVAVIELSNTSWLVAGTLPGVARRPLKKLDPDPAALGQLLTRWRIEAEAAGRQIGRMIVAYEAGRDGFWLARWLQARGIETHVIHPTSVAVSREHRRSKTDRLDSAMLMRVFFGWLRGERGHCSMVAIPSLEEEDAKRPSRERESLVGERTRIINSVKSGLLRLGVRGFNPALRRAAKQLETLVTPEGSALPPNTLDEIRRDLARLAVVREQIEAIERDRLARLQQAPQSRSNAMVVLLARVVGVGLETADMLVQEVLSRPLRDRRAVARYAGLTGSPDESGARRREKGLAKSGNARVRRGLIQLAWRFLMFQKGSGLAAWYRFRTEAAPTGRKKMIVALARKLLIAFWRLVTTGAVPDGIVLRAA; encoded by the coding sequence ATGAAGCCGGTCGATGATCTGAGCCGCTCGCTTGTGGCCTTTGACCAAGAGTCCGCAGTGGTCGCAGTGATCGAGCTGAGTAACACGAGCTGGTTGGTCGCCGGCACATTACCGGGCGTCGCCCGCCGGCCGCTGAAGAAGCTGGACCCCGATCCGGCGGCGCTGGGGCAGTTGCTGACGCGATGGCGGATCGAGGCCGAGGCCGCCGGTCGACAGATCGGTCGGATGATCGTTGCCTACGAGGCCGGCCGCGACGGGTTCTGGTTGGCCAGGTGGTTGCAGGCTCGAGGCATTGAAACCCACGTCATCCATCCGACTAGCGTGGCAGTGTCGCGCGAGCATCGCCGCTCGAAGACCGACCGGTTGGACTCGGCCATGCTCATGCGGGTGTTCTTCGGCTGGCTGCGCGGCGAGCGCGGCCACTGCAGCATGGTCGCTATCCCAAGCCTCGAGGAGGAGGACGCCAAGCGGCCAAGCCGCGAGCGCGAGAGCCTCGTCGGCGAGCGGACCCGGATCATCAACAGCGTCAAGTCTGGCCTACTTCGGCTCGGCGTGCGCGGCTTTAACCCGGCGCTGCGTCGGGCGGCCAAGCAGCTGGAGACCTTGGTCACGCCGGAGGGCAGTGCCCTGCCGCCCAACACGCTGGACGAGATCCGCCGTGATCTCGCCCGCCTGGCCGTAGTGCGCGAGCAGATCGAGGCTATTGAGCGCGATCGGCTGGCCCGCCTACAGCAAGCACCGCAGTCGCGGTCCAACGCCATGGTTGTGCTTCTGGCCCGTGTCGTCGGCGTCGGGCTTGAGACCGCCGACATGCTGGTCCAGGAGGTCCTGTCGCGGCCGCTGCGCGATCGGCGGGCCGTCGCGCGCTACGCCGGTCTGACCGGCTCGCCGGACGAGAGCGGCGCCCGACGACGTGAGAAGGGCCTGGCCAAGTCCGGCAACGCCCGCGTGCGCCGCGGCCTCATCCAGTTGGCCTGGCGGTTCCTGATGTTCCAGAAGGGCAGCGGTCTGGCGGCCTGGTATCGCTTCCGAACCGAGGCAGCGCCGACAGGGCGCAAAAAGATGATCGTCGCCCTGGCCCGCAAGCTGCTGATCGCCTTCTGGCGATTGGTGACCACCGGCGCCGTGCCGGACGGCATAGTCCTGCGCGCGGCTTGA
- a CDS encoding DUF1738 domain-containing protein — protein sequence MSKHRHEAGPGRASLYDEITTKIISELEAGSLPWVQPWGTAAAKAPLAMPKNAVTGRQYSGINVLILWGAVIEHGFSAQSWLTFRQALALGGNVRKGEHGTTVVYADRFTPQDEKRRARETGEEAAAIPFLKRFTVFNAAQCENLPAEIAAAAPPPPPDLIEPRVEALIRATGIDFRIGGNRAFYAPGPDFVMVPPPQAYFEPINWHRTALHEVGHASGHSSRLNRDLTGSFGTKKYAFEELIAEMNAAFCCASLGIIPTVRHADYIGSWLEVLREDNRAIVRAASQASKAADWILSFLPDHDRVLGEADSERAAA from the coding sequence ATGTCCAAGCACCGCCACGAGGCCGGCCCTGGCCGCGCCAGCCTGTACGACGAGATCACCACAAAGATTATCAGCGAGTTGGAGGCTGGCTCCCTGCCTTGGGTCCAGCCCTGGGGAACGGCGGCGGCGAAGGCGCCGCTCGCCATGCCTAAGAATGCCGTTACCGGCAGACAGTATTCGGGGATTAACGTCTTGATCCTCTGGGGCGCCGTGATCGAGCACGGCTTCTCCGCCCAGAGTTGGCTTACCTTTCGCCAGGCGCTTGCGCTCGGCGGCAACGTGCGCAAGGGCGAACACGGCACCACCGTCGTCTATGCCGACCGCTTCACGCCCCAGGACGAAAAGCGGCGCGCCCGCGAGACCGGCGAGGAGGCGGCCGCGATCCCGTTCCTGAAGCGATTCACCGTCTTCAACGCTGCCCAATGCGAGAACCTGCCGGCCGAGATTGCTGCCGCTGCGCCACCGCCGCCACCGGACCTGATCGAACCGAGGGTCGAGGCGCTGATCCGGGCGACCGGCATCGACTTCCGCATCGGCGGCAACCGCGCCTTCTACGCGCCGGGCCCGGACTTCGTGATGGTGCCGCCGCCACAGGCCTATTTCGAGCCGATCAACTGGCACCGGACGGCCCTCCACGAAGTCGGCCACGCCAGCGGCCATTCCTCCCGCCTCAATCGCGACCTGACCGGGTCCTTCGGCACCAAGAAGTATGCGTTCGAAGAGTTGATCGCCGAGATGAACGCCGCCTTCTGCTGCGCCTCGCTCGGCATCATCCCGACCGTGCGCCATGCCGACTATATCGGCTCATGGCTCGAGGTGCTGCGCGAGGATAACCGCGCCATCGTGCGCGCGGCGTCGCAGGCGAGCAAGGCGGCTGACTGGATCCTGAGCTTTCTGCCCGATCACGACCGCGTCCTCGGCGAGGCTGATAGTGAACGAGCGGCGGCGTGA
- a CDS encoding ParB N-terminal domain-containing protein, which yields MAIAVQKITLSSSRDIPFNKLVLSQSNVRRVKAGVSIEELAEDIARRTLLQSLNVRPVLDAEGAETGMFEIPAGGRRYRALELLVKQKRLAKTAPVPCVVRDPGTDILGEDDSLAENIQRAPLHPLDQFRAFQALREKGRSEEDIAAAFFVGVNVVKQRLRLASVSPTLLDLYAEDGMSLEQLMAFTVTSDHTRQEQVWQAVSGSWQKEPYQIRRMLTEKTVRASDRRAVFVGLDAYEAAGGVVLRDLFQSDDGGWLEDVALLDGLFTEKLKTEAEKIAAEGWKWIEVAADFPYGHTRGLRALEGVAADLSPEEQATIDALNAEYAKLEAEYDGADELPDEVDERLGEIETALAAFDDRPVTFDPTDTARAGVFVSIDSEGALSVDRGYVRPEDEAPIVEPGQEGDDETGAASPDGVEPGAPVIQRAVITIGGQVSEPEDEDDDVVKPLPDRLVTELTAERTLALRDKLATTPSVAFQAVLHKFCLDVFSRYFASGSAMEVAIRSVTFPIQAQGLKDTPTAKTISERHKSWEERLPKDRADLWDWLTTLTGDDQAALFAHCASFGVNALYEKADRYGAGISSHGVEHRIGEANRIARAVGLDMVEAGWRPTVENYLGRVPKRRILEAVREGAGERAAQLIDHLKKGDMAKEAERLLADSFWLPEPLRTVDDDAPSVDQVGDEGEAEALPEFLAGDDDEPSEQAEDEPQTIAAE from the coding sequence ATGGCTATCGCTGTTCAGAAGATCACCCTGTCGTCCTCGCGCGACATCCCCTTCAACAAGCTGGTTCTGTCCCAGTCCAACGTCCGGCGCGTGAAGGCCGGCGTCTCCATCGAGGAGCTGGCCGAGGACATCGCAAGGCGCACCCTGCTTCAGAGCCTCAACGTCCGGCCGGTTCTCGACGCCGAGGGCGCCGAGACCGGCATGTTCGAGATTCCGGCCGGCGGCCGCCGCTACCGGGCGCTCGAGCTGCTGGTGAAGCAGAAGCGGCTGGCGAAGACCGCGCCGGTTCCGTGCGTGGTCCGCGATCCTGGCACCGACATCCTCGGCGAGGACGATTCACTGGCCGAGAACATCCAGCGTGCGCCGTTGCATCCGCTCGACCAGTTCCGCGCCTTCCAGGCCCTGCGTGAGAAGGGGCGCTCCGAGGAAGACATCGCCGCTGCATTCTTCGTCGGCGTGAATGTCGTGAAGCAGCGCCTGCGCCTGGCGTCGGTCTCGCCGACCCTGCTCGACCTCTACGCCGAGGACGGCATGTCGCTGGAGCAGTTGATGGCGTTCACTGTCACGTCCGACCACACACGCCAAGAGCAGGTTTGGCAGGCCGTCTCCGGATCCTGGCAGAAGGAACCCTATCAGATCCGCCGCATGCTGACGGAGAAGACGGTGCGTGCCTCGGACCGCCGGGCAGTGTTCGTCGGTCTCGATGCCTACGAGGCGGCCGGTGGCGTAGTGCTGCGCGACTTGTTCCAGTCCGACGACGGCGGCTGGCTCGAAGACGTGGCGCTGCTCGATGGCCTCTTCACTGAGAAGCTGAAGACCGAGGCCGAGAAGATCGCGGCCGAAGGCTGGAAGTGGATCGAGGTCGCGGCCGACTTCCCCTATGGCCACACGCGCGGACTCCGCGCGTTGGAGGGAGTTGCCGCCGATCTTTCGCCCGAGGAACAGGCGACGATCGACGCGCTCAACGCCGAATATGCCAAGCTCGAAGCCGAGTATGACGGGGCAGACGAGCTGCCCGACGAGGTGGACGAACGGCTCGGCGAAATCGAAACGGCGCTCGCCGCCTTCGACGATCGTCCCGTCACTTTCGACCCCACCGACACCGCCCGTGCCGGCGTCTTCGTCAGCATCGATTCCGAAGGTGCTCTGTCCGTCGACCGTGGCTACGTCCGTCCCGAGGATGAGGCGCCCATCGTGGAGCCCGGACAGGAAGGCGATGATGAAACCGGCGCGGCAAGCCCAGATGGCGTGGAACCCGGCGCGCCGGTGATCCAGCGCGCGGTCATCACTATCGGCGGCCAAGTTTCCGAACCGGAGGACGAGGACGACGACGTGGTGAAGCCGCTGCCGGACCGCCTTGTGACCGAGCTGACTGCGGAACGGACGCTGGCGCTGCGCGACAAGCTCGCGACCACGCCGTCGGTCGCGTTCCAGGCGGTTCTGCACAAGTTCTGCCTGGATGTCTTCTCGCGCTACTTCGCCTCCGGCAGCGCCATGGAGGTCGCCATTCGCAGCGTCACCTTCCCGATCCAGGCGCAGGGTCTGAAGGATACGCCGACGGCCAAGACGATCTCCGAACGCCACAAAAGCTGGGAGGAACGGCTGCCGAAGGATCGAGCCGATCTCTGGGACTGGCTCACCACCCTGACCGGCGACGACCAGGCCGCCCTCTTCGCGCATTGCGCCTCGTTCGGGGTCAACGCGCTCTACGAGAAGGCCGACCGCTACGGTGCCGGCATTTCGTCCCACGGTGTCGAGCATCGCATCGGCGAGGCCAACCGCATCGCCCGGGCCGTCGGTCTCGACATGGTGGAGGCCGGATGGCGTCCGACCGTCGAGAACTATCTCGGCCGCGTGCCGAAGCGCCGCATCCTGGAAGCGGTTCGCGAAGGCGCAGGCGAGCGTGCCGCCCAGCTCATCGACCATCTGAAGAAGGGCGACATGGCCAAGGAGGCCGAGCGGCTTCTCGCCGACAGCTTCTGGCTGCCTGAGCCGCTGCGCACCGTCGACGACGACGCGCCGTCGGTCGATCAGGTCGGCGACGAAGGCGAGGCCGAGGCGCTGCCGGAATTCCTCGCCGGAGACGACGACGAGCCTTCAGAGCAAGCAGAAGACGAGCCGCAGACGATCGCGGCTGAGTAA
- a CDS encoding antitoxin of toxin-antitoxin stability system: MPEIIETTVYRLDELSDEAKDKARAWYRQVGLDHDWFEFVYDDFERICAILGVDLKTVPVRLYGGGTGQKPCIWFSGFWSHGDGACFEGRYSHATGAPRAIRDHAPKDNELHRIADVLQAIQRRNFYQLHATVTHRDRYYHEYSMAISVERDSPTRQDMTADTEEIVIEALRDLARWLYRQLEREYDYLASDESVDDAITANAYTFAAAGHRFG, from the coding sequence ATGCCTGAGATCATAGAAACCACCGTCTATCGCCTGGACGAACTTTCCGACGAGGCGAAGGACAAAGCCCGCGCATGGTATCGGCAAGTCGGCCTCGACCATGACTGGTTCGAGTTCGTCTATGACGATTTTGAACGGATCTGCGCCATCCTCGGCGTCGACCTAAAGACCGTGCCGGTCCGTCTCTATGGCGGCGGCACGGGGCAAAAGCCCTGCATCTGGTTCTCGGGCTTTTGGAGTCACGGCGATGGTGCCTGTTTCGAGGGGCGCTACAGCCACGCGACCGGCGCGCCGCGGGCGATCCGCGATCATGCGCCGAAGGACAATGAGCTCCATCGGATCGCCGATGTCCTTCAGGCAATCCAGCGCCGGAACTTCTACCAGCTCCACGCCACCGTGACGCATCGCGACCGCTACTACCACGAATACAGCATGGCGATCTCGGTCGAACGCGACAGCCCGACCCGGCAAGACATGACCGCTGACACGGAGGAAATCGTCATCGAGGCGCTGCGCGATCTCGCCCGTTGGCTCTATCGCCAGCTCGAGCGCGAATACGACTATCTCGCCTCGGACGAGTCCGTCGACGATGCCATCACCGCCAACGCTTACACCTTCGCCGCAGCCGGCCACCGTTTCGGCTGA